The Papaver somniferum cultivar HN1 chromosome 3, ASM357369v1, whole genome shotgun sequence genome includes a region encoding these proteins:
- the LOC113356341 gene encoding cationic amino acid transporter 1, translating to MTPTNGGLDGTVKRRGCACSKEDFLPEESFQSWGNYVKAMKQTGPRFINRVTTRSLDATELNEVKGQSGNEMKKTLNWWDLMWFGIGAVIGAGIFVYTGLEAKSSAGPAVVLSYVVSGISAMLSVFCYTEFAVEIPVAGGSFAYLRVELGDFMAFIAAGNILLEYVIGGAAVARSWTSYFATLLNHNPEDFRIRVHNLPDDYGHLDPVAVGITMIICVLAVKSTKGSSRFNYVASIIHVVVILFIIIAGLTKADLKNYSSFAPFGARGVFKASSVLFFAYVGFDAVSTMAEETKNPGRDIPIGLVASMVITTVAYCLLAITLCLMQPYYEVDVDAPYSVAFTAVGMDWAKYIVAAGALKGMTTVLLVGAVGQARYLTHIARTHMVPPWLANVNEKTGTPVNATIVMLVATAIVAFFTSLPILSNLLSISTLFIFSLVAVALLVRRYYVTDVTTTTNRNKLLLCLVLIISSSIANALYWALDGSGWIAYAISVPIWFLATLGLRIFVPQAREPKLWGVPLVPWLPSASIAINIFLLGSIDGMSYVRFAGWTGFLLIYYVFFGLHASYDTAKEAGEKKIENAKVDGV from the exons ATGACACCGACTAACGGTGGATTGGATGGAACCGTCAAAAGAAGAGGGTGTGCATGTAGtaaagaagatttcttaccaGAGGAATCATTTCAAAGCTGGGGTAACTATGTAAAAGCAATGAAGCAAACAGGACCCAGGTTCATTAACAGAGTCACAACTCGCTCACTAGATGCAACTGAGCTGAATGAAGTTAAAGGACAGAGTGGGAACGAAATGAAGAAAACACTTAACTGGTGGGATTTGATGTGGTTTGGCATAGGAGCTGTAATTGGTGCCGGTATATTTGTATATACAGGTCTTGAAGCTAAAAGTAGTGCTGGTCCAGCCGTGGTTCTCTCTTACGTTGTCTCCGGAATTTCAGCCATGCTTTCTGTCTTCTGTTATACTGAATTTGCTGTTGAAATCCCAGTTGCAG GTGGCTCATTTGCATATTTGAGGGTTGAGCTAGGAGACTTCATGGCCTTCATTGCAGCTGGTAATATTCTTCTCGAGTACGTCATTGGGGGAGCTGCAGTGGCACGTTCATGGACGTCTTATTTCGCCACACTTTTGAATCACAACCCTGAGGATTTTCGTATAAGAGTCCACAACCTCCCCGATGATTATGGCCATCTTGACCCTGTCGCTGTTGGTATTACCATGATCATCTGTGTTCTTGCGGTTAAAAGCACCAAAGGTTCATCTCGTTTTAACTACGTTGCCTCAATCATCCACGTCGTAGTTATTCTCTTTATTATTATCGCTGGTCTTACGAAAGCCGACTTAAAAAACTATTCTAGTTTCGCTCCTTTTGGTGCTCGTGGAGTTTTCAAGGCATCGTCTGTTCTGTTCTTCGCTTACGTTGGATTCGATGCGGTCTCAACCATGGCAGAGGAAACGAAAAATCCTGGTCGTGATATCCCAATTGGTCTAGTAGCTTCGATGGTAATTACTACTGTAGCCTACTGTTTACTTGCCATCACTTTATGTTTAATGCAGCCTTATTATGAGGTCGATGTCGATGCTCCCTATTCAGTTGCGTTCACTGCTGTTGGAATGGATTGGGCAAAGTATATTGTAGCTGCTGGAGCACTGAAAGGCATGACAACTGTTTTACTTGTTGGTGCTGTGGGTCAGGCTCGGTATTTGACACACATTGCTCGTACACATATGGTACCTCCATGGTTAGCAAACGTAAATGAGAAAACAGGCACACCCGTGAATGCTACCATTGTTATGCTAGTTGCGACTGCTATTGTTGCCTTCTTCACCAGTCTCCCAATCCTCTCCAATCTTCTGTCTATCTCTACACTCTTCATTTTCTCCCTTGTTGCTGTTGCACTTCTTGTTCGTAGATATTACGTAACAGATGTAACTACAACAACCAATCGTAACAAACTACTTTTGTGCCTTGTCCTTATAATTTCCTCCTCGATTGCCAATGCTTTATATTGGGCTCTAGACGGGAGTGGCTGGATTGCTTATGCGATTTCAGTGCCTATTTGGTTCTTAGCAACTCTTGGGTTAAGAATTTTTGTACCACAAGCTAGGGAACCAAAATTATGGGGAGTTCCTTTAGTTCCATGGCTTCCGTCTGCATCAATTGCGATTAATATTTTCTTATTGGGTTCCATCGATGGAATGTCGTATGTCAGATTTGCAGGTTGGACTGGCTTTCTCTTGATCTACTATGTGTTTTTTGGTCTACATGCTTCATATGACACGGCAAAAGAAGCTGGAGAAAAGAAGATTGAGAATGCTAAGGTTGATGGTGTCTAA